In Halovivax gelatinilyticus, the following are encoded in one genomic region:
- a CDS encoding DUF1616 domain-containing protein, whose amino-acid sequence MKWLFPRSDATAYEAAESRRSLVPADLALVVAFVAVALAVLLVWNPASAPIRGLVGLPLLFLAPGYALVSVLFPRSADAVARDERWSRGDSTRLRSTVMAPSRHLGGSNASRHARGLTDAERLALSFGASLAVLPFFGLLIATVYGFSPVTVIVTVSAFVLGCSLLAFVRRLRVAPGDRYRLDPGSRFEAVRSAVSPHRSFALAVVNVVLAVSVLLALGTAGYALLAPQSGEAYTGVQLLTEDDSGEYVAAGYPDAIEPGESVPLTVAVENQEGTSMTYTLVVQQQHVVDGSIVDRTEVDRLQYDLADGETGYGDRTITPTVEDGQVRLVFMLFPDGNVPEEPTTSDAYRYTHLWIDVGDGA is encoded by the coding sequence ATGAAGTGGTTGTTTCCCCGTTCGGACGCGACGGCGTACGAAGCCGCCGAGTCGCGACGGTCGCTCGTCCCGGCAGATCTGGCGCTCGTCGTCGCCTTCGTCGCCGTCGCCCTCGCCGTCTTGCTCGTCTGGAATCCCGCGTCGGCACCGATCAGGGGGCTGGTCGGCCTGCCGCTGTTGTTTCTGGCGCCCGGGTACGCCCTCGTCTCGGTCCTGTTCCCGCGCAGCGCTGACGCGGTCGCGCGCGACGAACGCTGGTCGCGTGGCGATTCGACTCGCCTCCGGTCGACGGTGATGGCGCCATCTCGTCACCTCGGCGGGTCGAACGCGAGTCGGCACGCGCGGGGGCTCACTGACGCGGAGCGCCTCGCCCTCTCGTTCGGGGCGAGCCTGGCCGTCCTGCCGTTTTTCGGTCTCCTGATCGCGACCGTCTACGGCTTTTCGCCGGTGACGGTCATCGTGACCGTCTCCGCGTTCGTCCTGGGGTGTTCGCTTCTCGCGTTCGTTCGACGCCTGCGAGTCGCCCCGGGCGACCGGTACCGTCTCGATCCGGGATCCCGATTCGAGGCGGTCCGATCGGCAGTCTCGCCACACCGGTCGTTCGCGCTGGCCGTGGTGAACGTCGTCCTGGCGGTGAGCGTCCTCCTCGCGCTCGGAACGGCCGGGTACGCCCTTCTCGCGCCCCAGAGCGGTGAAGCCTACACCGGGGTGCAGCTGCTCACCGAGGACGATTCGGGCGAGTACGTCGCGGCGGGCTATCCTGACGCGATCGAACCCGGCGAGTCGGTCCCGCTCACGGTCGCCGTCGAGAACCAGGAGGGTACCTCGATGACGTACACGCTCGTCGTCCAGCAACAGCACGTCGTCGACGGGTCGATCGTCGATCGAACGGAGGTGGATCGCCTTCAGTACGATCTCGCGGACGGTGAGACCGGATACGGCGACCGGACGATCACGCCGACCGTCGAGGACGGCCAGGTTCGTCTCGTCTTCATGCTCTTTCCCGACGGCAACGTCCCCGAGGAGCCGACGACCAGTGACGCCTACCGCTACACGCACCTCTGGATCGACGTCGGAGACGGCGCGTGA
- a CDS encoding PGF-CTERM sorting domain-containing protein: MNLNSRTVGVVGGTVLLVVAVAAILAMAASGGVSANETDGLSLYEYNDDDDRYVAVQGDRCIPIEPLGDGHRTAEEYYDYRNPNTSPPAYDYSSHGTTHLQEDDTSLLFLHEGSDGLSIVFVHDRLEGDTEGGAATLVFTGLPAEGEWVVEDDNYDGADSEWDHRDTSSRITSVWTEGRTDGGAFNGGLDGEFAVEVTPAFNEMADFRLYDGEVTEWQLLSGTDHDPERTTLDMTEPVQLRTGGCAMVSDVSVNETATVGESVDVEATITNAGEREETVTVPIAIDGEVVAEEDVTIAANSTEALSTTVSLENEGEQSLSVGGVSAPIDVEGDDSDELPGFGVAVALVAILAALAVARLRG, translated from the coding sequence ATGAATCTCAACAGTCGAACGGTCGGTGTCGTCGGGGGGACGGTCCTCCTCGTCGTTGCGGTCGCCGCGATCCTGGCGATGGCCGCATCCGGCGGTGTCTCCGCGAACGAGACCGACGGCCTGTCCCTCTACGAATACAACGATGACGACGACCGGTACGTCGCCGTCCAGGGCGATCGATGCATCCCCATCGAACCGCTCGGTGACGGCCACCGAACCGCAGAAGAGTACTACGACTATCGCAACCCGAACACCTCTCCCCCGGCGTACGACTACAGCTCACACGGAACGACGCACCTGCAGGAGGACGACACGAGCCTGCTGTTCCTCCACGAGGGGAGCGACGGCCTCAGTATCGTGTTCGTTCACGACCGCCTCGAGGGTGACACCGAAGGCGGTGCGGCGACGCTCGTATTCACCGGGCTGCCCGCCGAGGGTGAGTGGGTCGTCGAGGACGACAACTACGACGGCGCCGATTCGGAGTGGGACCACCGCGACACCTCCAGTCGCATCACCTCCGTCTGGACCGAAGGACGAACCGACGGCGGTGCGTTCAACGGCGGACTCGACGGGGAGTTCGCCGTCGAAGTCACACCGGCGTTCAACGAAATGGCCGACTTCCGCCTCTACGACGGTGAGGTGACCGAGTGGCAGCTGCTTTCGGGCACCGATCACGATCCGGAACGGACGACACTCGACATGACCGAACCGGTTCAGCTCAGGACGGGCGGCTGTGCGATGGTCTCGGACGTGTCCGTCAACGAGACGGCGACCGTCGGCGAGTCAGTCGACGTCGAGGCGACGATCACGAACGCCGGCGAACGCGAAGAGACGGTCACCGTCCCCATCGCCATCGACGGCGAGGTCGTCGCAGAGGAGGACGTGACTATCGCAGCGAACTCCACGGAAGCGCTCTCGACGACCGTTTCGCTGGAGAACGAAGGCGAACAGTCACTCTCCGTCGGTGGCGTCTCCGCTCCCATCGACGTCGAAGGTGACGACAGCGACGAACTGCCCGGCTTCGGCGTCGCGGTGGCACTCGTCGCGATCCTGGCTGCACTCGCCGTCGCGAGACTGCGAGGGTAG
- a CDS encoding alkaline phosphatase family protein, which yields MTGDTGLETLLVGIDAACERVLDPLFAADELPTLASIFGRGASGPLESQVPPWTASAWPSMYTGMNPGKHGVFSFLSFEGYDWDVVNATDVKERTLWELLSRHGKRSVVVNAPVTHPPREFDGALIPGYTAPENPECHPSGLLDEVRAEIGDYRVYPAGDSADDYRECVEFRGEAFRYLSDRFDPDFGFLQFQVTDTVFHERPGADDVVNAIYREVDRQVADVIDACDPETIVVASDHGMGPYDGYEFRVNSFLREKGLVETVRGGRGMPTWSQAREDGLKDGRDDGTDSSSPGALERSMAALASVGLTSQRIGAALDRVGLAEPVARRVPDSLVSAGTEQVDFPASAAYVRSRIELGVRLNLQGREPNGVVPPSAYDDVRISLMNELRALTTPDGDPVFETVAPREAYFHGPESDCAVDIVTVPAEYDHFLSATLRAEQFGEPTEPWNHKSQGVVAVSGERVDVREGVGAAHLTDVAPTVLATLGIPADERMDGTVLPCVHPIATTAYPRFESDRDESTANDRVERRLADLGYLE from the coding sequence ATGACAGGAGATACCGGGCTGGAGACGCTGCTCGTGGGGATCGACGCCGCTTGCGAGCGCGTGCTCGATCCGCTGTTCGCCGCCGACGAACTGCCGACGCTCGCGTCCATCTTCGGGCGCGGCGCGAGCGGGCCGCTGGAGTCGCAGGTGCCGCCGTGGACCGCGAGCGCGTGGCCGTCGATGTACACCGGGATGAATCCCGGCAAGCACGGCGTGTTCAGCTTCCTCTCGTTCGAAGGCTACGACTGGGACGTGGTCAACGCGACGGACGTCAAAGAGCGGACGCTCTGGGAGTTGCTCTCCCGCCACGGCAAGCGAAGCGTCGTCGTGAACGCGCCGGTCACCCACCCGCCGCGGGAATTCGACGGGGCGTTGATCCCCGGCTACACCGCCCCGGAGAATCCCGAGTGTCACCCGTCGGGGTTGCTAGATGAGGTCCGGGCGGAGATCGGCGACTACCGCGTCTACCCCGCGGGCGATTCGGCCGACGACTACCGCGAGTGCGTCGAATTCCGCGGCGAGGCGTTCCGGTACCTGTCCGACCGGTTCGACCCCGATTTCGGCTTTCTCCAGTTCCAGGTGACCGACACCGTCTTTCACGAGCGACCGGGTGCCGACGACGTCGTGAACGCGATCTACCGCGAGGTGGACCGGCAGGTCGCCGACGTCATCGACGCCTGCGATCCGGAGACGATCGTCGTCGCGAGCGACCACGGCATGGGGCCGTACGACGGCTACGAGTTTCGCGTCAACTCGTTCCTCCGCGAGAAAGGGCTCGTCGAGACGGTTCGCGGCGGTCGCGGCATGCCCACCTGGTCCCAGGCCCGCGAGGACGGGTTGAAGGACGGACGCGACGACGGGACCGATTCGAGCTCACCCGGCGCGCTAGAGCGGTCGATGGCCGCGCTCGCCTCGGTCGGACTGACGAGCCAGCGCATCGGCGCGGCGCTCGACCGGGTCGGACTCGCCGAGCCGGTGGCCAGGCGCGTCCCGGACTCGCTCGTCAGCGCGGGGACCGAGCAGGTCGATTTCCCCGCCTCGGCCGCCTACGTGCGCTCCCGGATCGAACTCGGCGTTCGGCTCAACCTCCAGGGGCGCGAGCCGAACGGCGTGGTCCCACCCTCGGCGTACGACGACGTCCGGATCTCGCTGATGAACGAACTCCGGGCGCTCACCACGCCCGACGGCGATCCCGTGTTCGAAACCGTCGCGCCCCGTGAGGCGTACTTCCACGGACCGGAGAGCGACTGCGCGGTCGACATCGTCACCGTTCCCGCCGAGTACGACCACTTCCTCTCGGCGACGCTCCGGGCCGAGCAGTTCGGCGAGCCGACCGAGCCGTGGAACCACAAATCACAGGGCGTAGTCGCCGTCTCGGGAGAACGCGTCGACGTGCGAGAGGGCGTCGGCGCCGCCCACCTCACCGACGTCGCGCCGACGGTCCTCGCCACGCTCGGGATCCCGGCCGACGAGCGGATGGACGGCACCGTCCTGCCCTGCGTCCACCCCATCGCAACCACCGCCTACCCGCGATTCGAGAGCGATCGCGACGAATCGACCGCGAACGACCGCGTCGAGCGGCGGCTGGCGGACCTCGGCTACCTCGAGTAG
- a CDS encoding lipid II:glycine glycyltransferase FemX: protein MVSVRVATDDDLDRWNRIVGRSPQGTLFHEYEALCVLAEHAGARLHPLIGYKGQEPVGLFPVFSLRKGPITTAFSPPPHLRVPSLGPAYCNLEKLKQRKREKRRERFAEGCFEWIDDELSPKYVHVRTATGFADARSFTWSGYDVTPEYTYHVDVTPEPETLLSRFSSDARRNVTNTPEDAYEIDEGDRDAIDAIVEQVAARYAAQNVSFDVPADFVVDLYDRIEGGYVRPYVCRVDGEFVGGILAIEFGDTIGRWMGGVRTDRDVDVPVNDLLDWTIMRDAHERGLSTYDLVGADNQRINRYKSKFNPDLAEYYAIERGSWGMQTLAHLYNTVK from the coding sequence ATGGTGAGCGTCCGCGTCGCGACCGACGACGACCTCGATCGGTGGAATCGAATCGTCGGCCGGTCGCCCCAGGGAACGCTCTTTCACGAGTACGAAGCGCTCTGCGTCCTCGCCGAACACGCTGGCGCGCGACTCCACCCGTTGATCGGATACAAGGGTCAGGAACCCGTCGGCCTCTTTCCGGTCTTCTCGCTGCGGAAGGGACCGATCACGACGGCGTTCTCGCCGCCGCCACACCTTCGCGTACCGTCGCTCGGCCCGGCCTACTGCAACCTCGAGAAGTTGAAGCAGCGAAAGCGCGAGAAGCGACGCGAACGATTCGCCGAGGGCTGTTTCGAGTGGATCGACGACGAACTCTCGCCGAAGTACGTCCACGTTCGGACCGCGACCGGCTTCGCCGACGCCCGGTCGTTCACCTGGTCCGGCTACGACGTCACGCCCGAATACACCTACCACGTCGACGTCACGCCCGAGCCGGAGACGCTGCTCTCACGATTCAGCAGCGACGCCCGGCGGAACGTGACGAACACGCCCGAAGACGCCTACGAGATCGACGAGGGCGATCGCGACGCCATCGACGCTATCGTCGAGCAGGTCGCCGCCCGCTACGCCGCCCAGAACGTCTCGTTCGACGTGCCCGCCGACTTCGTCGTCGACCTCTACGACCGGATCGAGGGCGGGTACGTCCGTCCCTACGTCTGTCGCGTCGACGGCGAGTTCGTCGGCGGCATCCTCGCCATCGAGTTCGGCGACACCATCGGCCGGTGGATGGGCGGCGTCCGGACCGACCGCGACGTCGACGTCCCCGTAAACGACCTGCTCGACTGGACGATCATGCGCGACGCCCACGAACGCGGTCTCTCGACGTACGACCTCGTCGGCGCGGACAACCAGCGCATCAACCGCTACAAGTCGAAGTTCAACCCCGACCTCGCCGAGTACTACGCGATCGAGCGCGGCTCGTGGGGGATGCAGACGCTCGCACACCTGTACAACACCGTTAAGTAA